A stretch of Falco rusticolus isolate bFalRus1 chromosome 2, bFalRus1.pri, whole genome shotgun sequence DNA encodes these proteins:
- the PSMG1 gene encoding proteasome assembly chaperone 1 has translation MATFFGEVVVAPSRAGVDDEESAEEACEETPEDREIRRELEKKREIDVLWTLKPGAPAGSSADQPFACSQFIVAIGHNAAAFLSSFILDSVCWEVVGVVKLWNEWCRTSNTTNVLPTDSFCLFYQLISDPTVLLCQCSCYVAEDQQFQWLEKVLGCMQKEGLQVTILSTCPVADYKTQESTLTLPSPFLKALKTKEFKEQICCPLLEQPNIVRDLPAAVLSYCQVWHIPAVLYQCYTDIIKLDTITIEAFKPLLSSKMLKSLVKDVSESSKILKKLLTTNETHNNIYI, from the exons ATGGCGACCTTCTtcggggaggtggtggtggcgCCGTCCCGCGCCGGCGTGGACGACGAGGAGTCGGCGGAGGAGGCCTGCGAGGAGACGCCCGAGGACCGGGAGATCCGCAGggagctggagaagaaaag GGAGATCGACGTCCTCTGGACCCTGAAGCCGGGCGCGCCTGCGGGAAGCTCTGCCGACCAGCCGTTTGCGTGCTCTCAATTTATAGTAGCGATAGGACATAACGCTGCAG cttttctgtcatcttttatTCTGGATTCTGTATGTTGGGAAGTAGTTGGAGTTGTGAAGCTGTGGAATGAGTGGTGTCGAACATCCAACACAACAAATGTCCTCCCAACAGattctttctgtttgttctaCCAATTAATATCGGATCCGACA gttttgttGTGCCAGTGTAGTTGCTACGTTGCTGAGGATCAGCAATTCCAGTGGCTTGAAAAG gttttgggCTGTATGCAAAAGGAGGGCCTGCAAGTAACCATTCTTTCAACGTGTCCTGTAGCTGATTATAAAACTCAGGAATCCACTTTAACACTTCCATCTCCATTTCTGAAAGCCTTGAAGACAAAAGAATTCAAAGAGCAGATCTGCTGCCCACTGCTGGAACAACCTAACATTGTGCGAGATCTTCCTGCTGCTG TTTTGAGTTATTGTCAAGTATGGCACATTCCTGCAGTGTTGTATCAGTGTTACACTGACATTATCAAACTGGACACAATTACAATTGAAGCGTTCAAGCCTCTGCTTTCTTCTAAAATGCTGAAGAGTTTAGTCAAG GATGTATCTGAAAGCTCAAAGATTTTGAAGAAGTTACTGACAACCAATGAAACTCACAATAATATCTATATCTAA